The genomic stretch CTCCTACCATAAAGAGGCAGTAAAAAGAAACTACCAAAAGAATTGGGAATATCTTCATATTTTCTTGTTAACTAGCAATTACTATTACTAGACTATCGATGTATTGGTAAAAATCGGTTTTATATACTCCCTCAACTAGACACGTAACATCCGCTctaaattaaacaattattttctaaccatggtcaataaatttatttagttgtttttcaattaaaaaattcattttaataatcgattaatcggtTCTAAAACTAaactgataaattttattattgccaCTTTGAAAAATGCACTTTCTGCTGAGTTTTTAGGTATGTAGACGCCATGCTTCGATAATCGagttaaaaaacatttaatatgaaatacCACTTCATAAACGATGAATGTAGTGTAGAAATTTtgccaaatttcaaattaatctgaCATTTTGAAATAACGATTCTGTTACGTATAGTTTCAAATGATAAGGCAACTAATTCTTTTTGAGTATTCAAACAGACCCAAAAAATATCGATCAAGTGAAGACGCTCATAGGATTTGAAACTATTACATTCTAATTCTCTATGTACCGCTAAGTAATATAGGGGTGggctaaaataaataaaaataatttgcagCGTTTATTTTCAACACAAATCTTGATTATGTTTGATTAATCAAATACTACTTGACACACTCCATTATAATCTTTCATTTGTCCTTTTGGGCACGGATTATTATTTCTTACTAATTTAGTGGGATCTTGGATATCGGTGGGTGGTTGTTACGTATATCGTTTGGATCTGataattgttaaattttctaaaagtttATCGTGTACGACTTTATCAAAGGCCTTCTGGAAATCAATGAAACAgacatatacatttttatttttcacattcttGATATATTCTCTGTTGGATTATTTTCAAGAGTTCTTTTAGCGTGTGGCTTATCAAACTGATCATCCGATAATCGTCACAGGACTTGGGGTTGTTGTTTTTAGCCAATGGAATGAATACTGATTTAAGCCAGTctgttttatagattttgttgAACAATTTTGTAAGTCAAGTTCAAGAACAGATTATAGATGGGATTTAAAAAACTGAGTGTATAAATATAACTGAAAACATATACTTTCTAATGatttttaaacactttttagtTTACAATTTGTCCATCTCgatgaattttataattctattcaAGTAAAAAAACCTGAATCCAATGAATAATGAAGGAACAATACATTATTTGATGGTAATTAATCAAACAattatatttagataatttctaCATTTCCTTTACAGACGATGTATTTGTATTTCATATTAAACGTTTTGCTACacgattattataaaaatatggcgactaaatggaaaaatttaatttcaatttggcaataattaaattaaatgtttttaggACCTAATAATtggttataataattaatttttcaattgaaaaattattaccgAATATATATTGactattgttaaaaaataattgtttaatttaaattgatttttacgTGTACAATGAGGGAGTACTTATATAAAACCGATTTccgatttttaataataagtacTTTGACAAGAAAATATGAAGTTATTCGCAATTCTCTTGATATTTTCCTTCCATTGTCTTTTTATGGAAGGAGATGCACGTGGATTAGATTCTGTGAAGAATTTAGGTAAGATTCAAAATCTTTGTATACAATAGTGCACTAAATAACTCTGAGATGAATTATAAAATGCTACTTTCCATGGTTCATAACTTAGATTTGATttataatgtttcaaatataacataaaattgaGCGAATGATggataaatatgaataaacgTTATAACGGATTTTAAACTGGTCATTTCTTTGTTAATTGGTTTTAGATAGTCGATGTTGCAGATTTTCTGTAGCCTGGCGATCCGGTTCACCAGCCAAATggcaaataacaaaaatccTCACCACATCTCCGCAGAACCGTTTCGTTCTTTTTCACTTTCGCTTCTCATTGTtccctttttatttcttttccaGCCTTCcagtctctgccaaactttcatcatttttatagtgaattttaataatttcaatgcgttgttgaagcgtgtatcgttccattttcattaatggcgtagtttctacttgtcaaatgtcaaaaaatgtcagtttcaaaagtgacatttaccgaaatagcgggctgttcaaaataacaccttttattggaaaacccatatatatatatatatatatatatatatatatatatatatatatatatatatatatatgtctggtctatataattatatatacacgttccggtaaaaaaaattagcacAACACCATTGACTGTAATTactaattttatgttatttgtcGTCAGATTCTTCTAGTATCGAGGTAGAAGAAGACGAGAAACTGATTCTGGGCGAAAAGGTTAGACAACAATCAACCAGCTataatcaaaaatcaataaataaggACGAAGACAATAATAATATGAGACATATCATATACGTTCCTACAAAATGTCCACAAGGACAAGAAAAAGATCCCAATGGACAATGTCGagatatttctaattgaaactgctttgtttaaaataaacaaaacaaattatttcgaCTTATCTTTTATACAATATACAAGGAtcgtaatttcttttaatttaaaattacaattttgtattcattactcaataattgtttttcgaACTATATACAATATTATTCTATGATACTCTTAGCGCTATCTATAAGCGTATACCCAAATTACGAAATTGGTTGAGGAGATCTATTAATAAAATACCTTTTATGTATTTTCGACCACTCCTATACTATTTATCGGTATGTAGAAAATCGGCATCCAAGTATTTATTCCTGATGTTTTAATTCCTACGGAAGTATCcaattgatcattttttttgggtttgcttaaatatgaattttaagcaaatataatattattcgATGATGCCGATAGCGCTATCTATAAGTAAATACCGAAAGCTCCCATTTTGAATTGATAAAGAAAATTGAGCAAGTGGACACGCCCCTaggaattaaaatattaaaggtagatattttctaataaataatatagaagtgatcgaaaatatataaaatgaattgtaGTTATTAATTTTCTCTAACCAATCATACAATGGTAGCTTTGGATATTTGCCTATAGATGGTACTGAAggtattataaaatgatttttaatatagTTCAAAACGCATATTTAAACATgcccaaaaaaattgatgtagtAAACAAGCCTGTAGGAATTAAAACATTAGGGGtagatattttttacatatagataaataatataGGAGTGGTCGAAATACATAAAAGGTATTGTAGTTAACGACTTTTTCGACCCGATTCTGTAAGGGTAGCTTTGAGTGTTCGCTTATAGATGGCGCTAGggatattataaaataatatcgtatattttattatttttaaacttatattatttatcgaTATGTAGAGAATCAGCATATATATAGTTATTCCCACAGGAATGTCCAGGTAATGAATTTTCTTGGCTCTGTCAAATATGAGCTTTgaactatataaaatattgtgtgACACTCCTTACGAATACCCAAAGCCGCCATTACAAAATTGTGTCGAAAAAAGTAATCCTTATATTTAGATGGATGACGACAACCAAATTGACGTCGACTAGGTGTCTAAACTTGAACTATTAATATGACATCCTTTATAATATCCtagcaattttaaattttattcacgGCGCGTAATTTGAAGATAGTTCATACTTCGGAactaatgaattttcaaatttattcttttatttatatttctcaaaaaagcATATTTTTAAGATACAATcacaaaagatgaaattttgaaaactatgcTAGCAGATATGTCTAGGGATTCAGCTTGAATTACTAAAATTATTCAACCTTGTGCCATCTGTTTGGAACGTCCATAAAATGGACAAAAACTTTTGCACATAAAAACGTTAAGacgtttaatgaaaaaaaaaaaccaatgAAAACTGATAATTGTATTTCttcttcataaatatatatatataaaatgtcgAAAATCTTCAACATggttgatattaaaaaatatgtaatcgACCAATTAATCTTCACGACCTACAACGGATAAcaacaaattaataacaataacgACAATTAACAACGTCCTAAGGATcaagtatttttaattgattttagctgcctttttttgtttttcgtccTGACCTGGATTTGCAGGATACTTGTATACCAGCCATAACTGTATCATGCACAATATTAGACCAATCACATTTTGAacctgaaattaaaaatttgtttatagcaCCTAGCTCCTAATTaggtaataaacattttcaaataaatgattaaacTATGTCCTTCAACTATTTTAAGTTTGTGGTAAATCCTACTAAcccatataaaaatatcattatttcaaatagaaatacCAAGGGGTGAAAATTCTGTTTGATTATTGGTAAAGAAAGTTTCAATATTTGTGTGGTATCTAAGTTGGATTTGATAAAGAGTTATTTGAAcaatattacattttataattagtttatgtatttttagtaaatatttaatcaatcgTCAATACTATACACTGTTTATCAACTTTTATAAAAACGcaaatatttatgttaatatcTCACTCCATTAAATATTggaacatttattatt from Diorhabda sublineata isolate icDioSubl1.1 chromosome 5, icDioSubl1.1, whole genome shotgun sequence encodes the following:
- the LOC130443709 gene encoding uncharacterized protein LOC130443709, whose amino-acid sequence is MKLFAILLIFSFHCLFMEGDARGLDSVKNLDSSSIEVEEDEKLILGEKVRQQSTSYNQKSINKDEDNNNMRHIIYVPTKCPQGQEKDPNGQCRDISN